Sequence from the Aliidongia dinghuensis genome:
GCAGAGCGCGCAGGTGCGCCGGAAGATCTGCGCGCCATCGTCCTCGGCGCGGGCGCCGGTTGCCACCATCGTCATGACGGAGGCCAGCCCGGCGAGCACGGCAATTTGCACAGATGAAGGCATAGCGCGGCCCCTCGAAGGGCTCTCGTGAAGCCAATGGTGCTGCTTCTAGAGACGTGAGCCCGCGGTGGAATATTCCATGCGCGCTGGGTGTCCTCGGACCAATGGGGGAAGTCATCGCAGCGCACCCAGCGCGCCTGGGGCGCGGGAGCGTCGCCATGGCACCGATGCGCAGCGAGGGGCAATGGGCGGCCGTGGTCGTGGCCGCCGTCGCGGGGATGGGGACCCTCGTCGGCATTGCCGTGGCGGTGTTCTATCCTCGAGGCGCTGATGCGCTGCCGCTCTATGCCCGGCAGACCGGCGAGCCCTGCGCCACCTGCCACGTGGCATTTCCCGAACTGACACCGGTCGGCCGCCGCTTCAAGCTCAACGGCTACACGATGGGCGGGGGCACCTCGACGTTGCCGCCCTTCGCAGTCATGCTGCAGCCCGCCTACACCCACACCGAGGCGGGCCAGCGGGGTGGCGCCGCCCCGCATTTCGGGCCGAACAACAACCTGGCCCTGCAACAGGCAAGTCTCTTCACTGGCGGGCGGATCACCGATCACGCCGGGGCCTTCGTCCAGGCGACCTACGACAGCACGGCGCGCCGCTTCGGCTGGGACAATACGGACATCCGCTACGCCAACACCGGAACCCTATTCGGCGAGGACCTGATCTGGGGCGCCACGCTCAACAATAACCCGACGGTGCAGGACGTCTGGAACACAACGCCGGCCTGGCGCTTTCCCTTCATTTCCTCGTCGCTCGCACCAAAGCCCGCTGCAGCCACCTTGGTCGAGGGCACTCAGGCACAGAAGGTCGCCGGTGCCGGCGCCTATGCGTTCTGGAACGACCTCCTTTATGTCGAGCTTTCGGGCTATCGCTCGCTGTCGAAGCGGACCCAAACCTTCTTCGGCGTCGACACGACCGGGGAGTCTCCGATCTCCGGCACGGCCCCCTATTGGCGCGTGGCGGTCGAGCCCGGCTGGGGTAACAACCATCTGGAGGTCGGCACGTTCGGTCTTTCGGCCGATGTGGTCCCCTCGAGGAAGATCGGCTTCGGCACCGATCACGTCTCCGATATCGGCCTGGACCTGCAGTACCAGTACATCGGCGAGCGCGACGCCGTCACATTGCGCGGCTCGTGGATCCATGAGAGCCAGACGCTCGGCGCCAGCCGGCCCCTCGGTCTCGCCAGCAACGGGCACGACCTGCTGCGCAGCACCAACCTCTCGGCCTCATACACCTACGATCGGACCTGGAGCGTGACCGGCGGCTATTTCGCCATCAACGGCAGCGCCGACGCGCAGCTCTATGGCACGCCCACCGGCAGTCCGAACGGCGACGGCTGGATCGCCGAGATCGCGTACCTGCCGTTCAGCCACGGCGGACCGTCGTTCTGGCCGCAGCTCAACGGCCGCATCGGCATCCAGTACATCATCAACGACAAGTTCAACGGCGGCCGCACGAACTTCGACGGCAGGGGCCGCAACGCGTCGGACAACAACACCCTCTTTCTCTATGCCTGGATCGCCTTCTGAGGCGCCGAAGGTGCTTCGCCGCAGGCAGCTACGCGGCGCCGTCCGCCAGGCGCTGCAGCACCACTGCCGCCTCGTCCGGCCATGGCTTCGACTTGCGGTTCTCGCCATCCATCAACACGACGATGCTTTCCGCGATCGCGACGCAGCGGCCCTCGTTGAACAGACCCTGGGCGAAGGCGACGGAGCTGCGGCCGAGCCGGGCGAGCCGGGTCCCGACCGCGGCCGTGCCGGGATGATGCATCTCGTGCCGGAACTCGACGGTGATCTTGACCAGCGCGAACAGGTCGGTTGGTTCGATCAGCGGGCGCACCACCGTATCGAGGAAGTGGACGCGGCCGTTCTCGAAGAAGCTCGCGAACACCACGTTGTTGACGTGGTTCTGCCGGTCGACGTCGCCGTAGCGCAGCACGTCCTCGACCCAATCGTGATAGCTCGCCCGGTCGGTTGGATCGAGGGCCGGCGGGGCGAAACCGGCGCTGCTCATGAGGCTGCGTCGTGGGTGGTGAACGCGATGCCCTCCGCGATCAGCCGGTCGATCTCGGTCTCCGAATAGCCCGCCTTGGCCAGCACCGCACGCGTCGCATGACCGAACTTCTGCGGCACGCTGCGCAGGCCGCCCGGCGTGCGCGACAGCTTGATCGGCGTGCCGAAGCCGCTGTATTCGCCTTCCTCGATGACCATCTCGCGATGGATCGTTTGCGGGTGCTCCACGACGTGGGACAGATCGAGCACCGGCCCGCAGGGCACACCCTCGGCCAGCAGCCGCTCCGCCAGGTCATAGCCGTCGAGTTCGTCCAGCACCGGCTGCAGCAGCGCCGTCAGCGCGTCGCGGTTGGCGACGCGGTCGCGGTTGGCGGCGAAGCGCGGGTCGTCGATCAGCGCCTCGACGCCCAGCCGCCGGCAGAACATCGCGTATTGCCGGTCGTTGCCGACCGCGAGGAAGATCGGCACGGTCTTGGTCGGGTAGCAGTCATACGGGCTGATGTTCGGGTGCGCGCTGCCGGTGCGACCCGGAATCTTGTTATTGATCAGGTAGTTGGCGAGATGCGGGTGCAGCAGGGCCACGCCGCTGTCGAACAGCGAGGCTTCGACGAACTGGCCCTGGCCCGACTTGCCGCGCTCGATCAGTGCCATCAGGATGCCGAGCGCCGTGTTGAGCCCGGTCGCAAGGTCGACGATCGGAATGCCGAGGCGGAGCGGGGAGCCGCCGCGCTCGCCGTTGACGCTCATCAGGCCCGCCATGCCCTGGATCACCGCGTCGTAGCCGACCCGGCCGCCCAGCGGGCCGTCGCTGCCGAACCCCGAGAC
This genomic interval carries:
- a CDS encoding CaiB/BaiF CoA transferase family protein, with product MTIQPHPGALAGIRVVDLTRVLGGPYCTQILGDHGAEIIKIEPPTGDETRGWGPPFRDGDASYFIGVNRNKQSVAMDFTKPEAREILFRLLEDADVLVENFKAGTLERWGIGYEQTLRARFPRLIHARVSGFGSDGPLGGRVGYDAVIQGMAGLMSVNGERGGSPLRLGIPIVDLATGLNTALGILMALIERGKSGQGQFVEASLFDSGVALLHPHLANYLINNKIPGRTGSAHPNISPYDCYPTKTVPIFLAVGNDRQYAMFCRRLGVEALIDDPRFAANRDRVANRDALTALLQPVLDELDGYDLAERLLAEGVPCGPVLDLSHVVEHPQTIHREMVIEEGEYSGFGTPIKLSRTPGGLRSVPQKFGHATRAVLAKAGYSETEIDRLIAEGIAFTTHDAAS
- a CDS encoding acyl-CoA thioesterase; the encoded protein is MSSAGFAPPALDPTDRASYHDWVEDVLRYGDVDRQNHVNNVVFASFFENGRVHFLDTVVRPLIEPTDLFALVKITVEFRHEMHHPGTAAVGTRLARLGRSSVAFAQGLFNEGRCVAIAESIVVLMDGENRKSKPWPDEAAVVLQRLADGAA